In Phyllopteryx taeniolatus isolate TA_2022b chromosome 6, UOR_Ptae_1.2, whole genome shotgun sequence, one genomic interval encodes:
- the arid1aa gene encoding AT-rich interactive domain-containing protein 1A isoform X2: MAAQVASAATLNTSPPSELKKPDREPKEDTVPGEKQSDKKRPGLDAESPGRGDLQDGADAGNAGGGGEPEMKNGNGNPPRANNNNQNDTVGPEGNNHPGMVHLHNPAFPPPSYGYSQHYSRAPFHQHGGQQSPGMAAAAGPAVQPSNIMDPYLPNSHDFSNHQFNNYSPFPNRTPYPGQAYAVNSPRSSQAPTAGGQPAKQQAPTGGPTTMAGSYNNQRYSIGNPQPTSTPTLNKLLTSPSSTRAYSNYPSGDYTSQEGASKGAADMGASGQYGGSNPATWQQRSHHPSPMSPGSAGQPLARSQPPGSMDPMAKMRGQPYGASSPYSQQSQQGPPTGQQGTGYPGQGYGAAGPQRYPVGMQGRTPGGMSGMPYGPQIGSYGQQGPGGYASQGQGPYYGQAGQGPHPSQHQTPYSQPQPGQPGGQAPYPGQPHQPPTSAPHAQGGAPYQQPHIPPQSQVPPQGPAQSQPPYSQASAPQPGQSPYQQQGQGSQTPQQPSSQAPPGSQTNYPASTQAPQQPPSQQQQQSQTPQHPQGQSGAYPQNPQQQQAQQSPYQRFPPPQQQELPQESFQSNAPQSSQQKGGPEDSQGRPSSLPDLSGSIDDLPTGTDGALSPGVSTPGVSSSQGEQSNPAQSPFSPHTSPHLPGIRGPSPSPAGSPASASTPRTGPLSPANMPGNQMPPRPSSVQSDGSLHPGMCQSPLAPDRGFMQRNAQMPPYGSPQSASALSPRQSSGGQMHPGMGPYQQNNSMGGYGQQGGQYGPQGYPRQPGYGNMPNANFPGTGMGPMTGQGGGQPYAGMPPGRMPLNQMGARPYGPSMGPNMGPNMGNMPSQVSSAMCPPPGMNRKHQDPAAMQHPASNSLHNRMSGYPNMPPGMMGSGSPYGPPMNNMPGIMNTQSGPPYSMGPNMANNSSGMAPSPEMNNKMNNKVDGSGTPKSEPKSKKSNSSTTTSEVITRLYELGPEPERKMWVDRYLAFIEEKAMGMTNLPAVGRKPLDLFRLYISVKDIGGMTQVNKNKKWRELATSLNVGTSSSAASSLKKQYIQCLYAFECKIERGEDPPPEIITDTKKNQTAKVQPPSPASLCSTAGSGSLQGPQTPQSTSSSMAEGGDLKPPTPASTPHTQMPPMPPGSRSSVNLQDPFSEGSDPAYPRKNMTPNSAYQSSMSTPDMQGRIGPYEPNKDPFSNMRKVGEQFLPGNQGPNSGVGDQQQQPPQQQQQQPPFNRGPPGAMGTVPLGPRQQYPYGPGYDRRSEPGMGPEGNMGSGSPQPNSMMPANADTGMYSPNRFPPQQPRHDSYGNQYPGQGTPPTGSYPNQQPGMYPHQQQGYKRPVEGGYPPSKRHESEYSGPFPGGQPPPQPQQQQQGGGPAPSSGQQEPYNQYSGSGPYPGSDRRPPGPGSQFPFPFGRERLQGATAPNAQPSMPPQMMQSGPEGPQGGMWQGPRDMNYQNYHGRQGGPGGPPQGPGYPGINRSEEMMSSEQRMNHDGQWGGQMGPRQPPYGPAGPGQPMPRSVQSNYQPPQAVQNHIPQVSSPASMPRPLESRTSPSKSPYMHGVMKMQKAGPPVPASHIVPSAAQSPLIRRDMPFPMGSVEASHPVLKPRRRLTMKDIGTPEAWRVMMSLKSGLLAESTWALDTINVLLYDDGSISTFDLNMLPGLLELVVEYFRRCLIEIFGILREYEVGDPGQRTLLDPDALKELVDGVEEEEPHTDDVDLEDDDVDEEEQDTERPPHIKQEDEHKECSDSQDGDEKVGEEDVHCKGSSSDQTDALPSAAQDRPKQGSKFDKFPLKVIRKRDPFVAAHTNNHGKLQEFDSGLLHWSAGGGDSTEHIQTHFEPRKDFLECRQRIPVPHSVLKRRIREDFIDYSLPTEEEKKNDGDVGSKETSSSGKATVSADSPALANEEENKSESKTAEQSHQENYRPIPSVVSVLTHKVNAILEDEPHSKDEGPLVSLANWQDSLARRCVCISNIIRSLSFVPGNDHEMSKHPGLLLLLGRLILLHHRHPERKQAPLTYEKDEDTEEGTGQRDEWWWDCLELLRENTLVTLANISGQLDLSVYPESICLPLLDGLLHWTVCPSAEAQDPFPTLGPHSALSPQRLVLETLSKLSIQDNNVDLILATPPFGRLEKLYGNLVRLVGERRVAVCREMAVVLLANLAQGDTMAARAIAVQKGSVGNLLGFLEDSLAATQFQQSQSSFVHLQGMHFEPTSPDMMRRAARALHALAKVDENHSEFTLHESRLLDLSVSPLMNSLVSHVICDVLFLIGQS; this comes from the exons ATGGCCGCTCAGGTCGCCAGCGCCGCCACACTGAACACAAGCCCGCCTTCCGAGCTCAAAAAGCCGGATCGAGAGCCCAAGGAGGACACTGTACCGGGGGAGAAGCAGTCCGACAAGAAGCGGCCCGGGTTGGACGCCGAATCGCCGGGCAGGGGGGATCTGCAGGACGGCGCCGACGCTGGAaatgcaggaggaggaggggagccAGAGATGAAGAACGGCAATGGGAACCCGCCCAGAGCTAACAATAATAACCAGAATGACACCGTTGGGCCGGAGGGAAACAACCACCCGGGTATGGTGCACCTCCACAACCCCGCTTTCCCTCCACCGTCGTACGGATACAGTCAGCACTACAGTCGGGCCCCTTTTCATCAACATGGCGGACAACAAAGCCCTGGCATGGCAGCTGCTGCGGGTCCGGCCGTTCAGCCCAGCAACATCATGGACCCTTACCTTCCCAATTCGCATGATTTTTCCAACCACCAGTTTAACAATTACAGCCCGTTCCCGAACAGGACTCCGTACCCGGGCCAAGCGTACGCCGTGAACTCTCCTCGCAGTAGCCAGGCGCCGACAGCTGGGGGGCAGCCAGCTAAGCAGCAAGCACCAACGGGAGGACCCACCACCATGGCCGGATCTTACAATAACCAGAGATATAGCATAGGAAACCCCCAGCCCACATCCACGCCGACGCTCAATAAGCTCCTCACGTCCCCGAGCTCCACGCGGGCATATTCCAACTACCCGTCCGGCGACTACACTAGCCAAGAGGGAGCTAGCAAGGGAGCAGCAGACATGGGCGCTAGCGGTCAGTATGGAGGCAGCAATCCGGCGACTTGGCAACAAAGAAGCCATCACCCGTCGCCTATGAGCCCGGGAAGCGCCGGTCAGCCGCTAGCTAGAAGCCAG CCGCCTGGTTCCATGGACCCAATGGCGAAAATGAGAGGGCAACCATACGGTGCCAGTAGCCCCTACAGTCAACAGTCACAGCAAGGACCTCCCACAGGGCAGCAGGGCACTGGATATCCTGGCCAGGGCTATGGCGCCGCTGGCCCTCAACGATACCCAGTTGGCATGCAAGGACGAACTCCCGGAGGCATGAGTGGCATGCCTTATGGTCCACAG ATTGGGTCCTACGGACAGCAGGGACCAGGAGGATATGCTTCACAGGGCCAGGGTCCATATTACGGTCAGGCTGGTCAGGGTCCCCACCCAAGCCAGCATCAAACACCCTACTCTCAGCCCCAACCTGGACAACCGGGAGGTCAAGCACCTTACCCGGGGCAACCCCACCAGCCACCAACGTCAGCACCACACGCCCAAGGAGGAGCCCCTTATCAGCAGCCTCATATTCCCCCACAATCCCAGGTTCCACCTCAAGGCCCCGCACAGTCTCAGCCACCGTATTCCCAAGCATCGGCCCCGCAGCCTGGCCAGTCCCCGTACCAGCAGCAAGGACAAGGCAGCCAGACTCCCCAGCAGCCAAGTTCCCAGGCTCCCCCAGGATCACAGACCAACTATCCGGCATCCACGCAGGCACCTCAGCAGCCCCCCtcgcagcaacaacaacagtcaCAGACACCCCAGCACCCACAGGGCCAGTCTGGAGCATACCCACAGAACCCTCAGCAGCAGCAAGCACAACAGTCACCTTATCAACGCTTTCCTCCTCCACAACAACAG gagcTACCCCAAGAGTCATTTCAGTCCAATGCGCCACAATCTTCGCAGCAAAAAGGTGGTCCAGAGGACAGTCAGGGGCGTCCGTCCAGCCTTCCG GACCTGTCGGGGTCCATTGACGACCTGCCTACTGGTACAGATGGTGCCCTCAGTCCCGGAGTGAGCACACCGGGTGTTTCAAGCAGCCAGGGAGAACAGAGCAACCCGGCTCAATCGCCCTTCTCACCTCATACGTCTCCCCACCTGCCGGGCATCCGAGGACCATCGCCTTCCCCGGCCGGCTCCCCAGCCAGTGCCAGTACGCCTCGCACTGGACCACTGTCACCTGCCAACATGCCAG GCAACCAGATGCCTCCAAGGCCATCAAGTGTGCAGTCAGATGGTAGCCTTCACCCTGGCATGTGCCAGTCTCCACTGGCCCCGGACCGAG GGTTTATGCAGCGAAACGCTCAGATGCCCCCTTATGGCTCCCCACAGTCGGCCTCTGCATTGTCGCCACGACAGTCCTCAGGGGGACAGATGCATCCTGGGATGGGTCCATATCAACAAAATAACTCCATGGGGGGATATGGACAACAGGGGGGACAATATGGGCCCCAGG GATATCCTCGCCAACCCGGCTATGGTAACATGCCCAATGCCAACTTCCCTGGGACGGGCATGGGGCCAATGACAGGACAAGGTGGGGGACAACCGTACGCTGGCATGCCCCCAGGAAGGATGCCACTAAATCAAATGGGAGCACGTCCTTACGGCCCCAGCATGGGTCCCAACATGGGCCCTAACATGGGCAACATGCCATCCCAGGTTAGCTCAGCGATGTGCCCCCCTCCAGGCATGAACAGAAAACACCAGGATCCTGCAGCCATGCAGCACCCTGCCTCAAACTCATTGCACAACAG GATGTCTGGTTATCCGAACATGCCTCCAGGCATGATGGGCTCTGGCTCTCCTTATGGTCCTCCTATGAACAACATGCCTGGAATAATGAACACCCAAAGTGGACCCCCCTATTCCATGGGGCCAAACATGGCCAACAACTCTAGTG GTATGGCTCCCAGTCCAGAGATGAACAATAAGATGAATAACAAAGTAGATGGCAGTGGAACACCCAAGTCAGAGCCCAAATCAAAG AAATCCAACTCCTCTACGACAACCAGTGAAGTTATAACGCGTCTGTATGAGTTAGGACCTGAACCTGAAAGAAAGATGTGGGTGGATCGTTATTTAGCTTTTATTGAGGAGAAAGCCATGGGCATGACCAACTTGCCTGCTGTGGGACGCAAACCGCTTGACCTCTTCCGGCTGTATATATCAGTCAAAGATATCGGAGGCATGACACAG gtgaataaaaacaagaaatggCGAGAATTGGCCACTTCCCTGAATGTGGGTACTTCTAGCAGTGCTGCCAGTTCTTTGAAAAAACAGTACATCCAGTGTTTGTACGCCTTTGAGTGTAAAATTGAGCGTGGCGAAGACCCTCCTCCTGAGATTATTACGGATACCAAGAAGAACCAAACCGCAAAGGTCCAGCCCCCCTCGCCAG CGTCCCTCTGCTCCACAGCTGGGTCAGGCTCTCTTCAGGGCCCGCAGACTCCCCAGTCGACCAGCAGCTCCATGGCTGAGGGTGGAGACTTAAAACCTCCCACCCCAGCCTCCACTCCTCATACCCAGATGCCCCCCATGCCACCTGGTTCCAG AAGCAGTGTTAATCTGCAGGACCCCTTTTCTGAAGGAAGCGACCCTGCTTACCCGCGCAAAAACATGACACCCAACTCTGCCTATCAGTCCAGCATGAGCACCCCAGACATGCAAGGGCGCATTGGCCCCTATGAACCTAACAAAGACCCCTTTAGCAACATGAGAAAAG TCGGGGAGCAGTTTCTTCCTGGTAACCAGGGCCCTAACAGCGGGGTGGGCGACCAGCAGCAGCAACCgccacaacagcagcagcagcagccaccATTCAACCGAGGACCACCCGGGGCCATGGGCACGGTGCCATTGGGGCCCAGACAACAGTATCCTTATGGACCAGGCTATGACAGGAG ATCTGAGCCAGGGATGGGTCCAGAAGGGAACATGGGATCTGGTTCTCCTCAGCCAAACTCCATGATGCCTGCCAATGCCGACACTGGGATGTATTCGCCAAATCGCTTCCCACCACAGCAACCACG ACATGATTCCTATGGTAATCAGTATCCTGGACAGGGAACGCCACCTACTGGCTCCTACCCCAATCAGCAGCCTGGAATGTATCCACATCAACAGCAG GGCTACAAGCGTCCTGTGGAAGGAGGTTACCCTCCTTCAAAACGTCACGAGTCTGAGTACAGTGGGCCTTTCCCAGGGGGACAACCACCACCACAAccacagcagcaacagcaagGCGGCGGCCCCGCGCCCTCTTCGGGACAGCAAGAGCCGTACAATCAATACAGCGGCAGTGGACCTTACCCGGGCTCTGACCGCCGCCCCCCCGGCCCAGGCAGTCAGTTCCCGTTTCCCTTTGGCCGTGAACGGTTGCAGGGAGCGACCGCTCCCAATGCTCAGCCCTCCATGCCCCCTCAGATGATGCAGTCAGGCCCAGAAGGCCCTCAAGGAGGCATGTGGCAAGGACCACGAGACATGAACTACCAGAACTACCATGGCAGGCAGGGTGGCCCTGGGGGCCCGCCCCAGGGACCGGGTTACCCTGGCATAAACCGCTCTGAAGAGATGATGTCATCAGAACAGCGCATGAATCACGACGGCCAGTGGGGCGGTCAGATGGGCCCGCGGCAGCCTCCCTATGGTCCCGCAGGGCCGGGTCAACCGATGCCTCGTTCTGTGCAGTCCAACTACCAGCCCCCTCAGGCCGTGCAGAACCACATTCCACAAGTATCCAGCCCAGCCTCCATGCCTCGCCCTTTGGAGAGTAGGACTTCGCCAAGTAAATCCCCTTATATGCACGGAGTGATGAAAATGCAAAAGGCCGGCCCTCCTGTGCCTGCGTCACACATAGTGCCCTCTGCAGCGCAGTCGCCTTTAATAAGACGAGACATGCCTTTCCCCATGGGCTCTGTCGAAGCTTCCCATCCTGTCCTGAAACCACGTCGCAGACTCACCATGAAAGATATCG GAACTCCAGAAGCCTGGAGAGTCATGATGTCATTAAAGTCCGGTCTATTAGCTGAAAGTACCTGGGCTTTAGATACAATCAACGTTCTCCTCTATGATGATGGAAGTATTTCAACCTTTGATCTGAATATG TTGCCTGGGCTACTAGAGTTGGTGGTTGAGTATTTCAGACGTTGCCTCATTGAGATCTTCGGCATTCTGCGGGAATATGAGGTGGGGGACCCTGGCCAGAGGACGTTACTTGATCCTGATGCCTTGAAAGAACTCGTGGATGGCGTAGAAGAAGAGGAACCACATACGGATGACGTGGATCTGGAAGATGATGATGTGGATGAGGAGGAACAAGACACAGAACGGCCACCTCATATAAAACAGGAGGACGAGCATAAGGAATGTTCGGATTCACAGGACGGCGATGAGAAAGTCGGGGAGGAGGATGTACACTGCAAGGGATCTTCATCTGACCAAACTGATGCCTTGCCTTCAGCAGCCCAGGACAGACCCAAGCAGGGAAGCAAGTTTGACAAGTTTCCTCTAAAGGTGATACGAAAGAGAGACCCATTTGTTGCTGCACATACCAACAATCATGGCAAACTACAAGAGTTTGACAGTGGATTACTTCACTGGAGTGCAGGAGGTGGAGACTCAACAGAGCACATCCAGACACACTTTGAACCTCGTAAAGACTTCTTAGAATGCCGACAACGAATACCTGTGCCCCACAGTGTGCTGAAAAGGCGAATCAGAGAAGATTTCATCGATTACAGTTTGCCAACAGAAGAGGAGAAAAAGAATGACGGTGATGTTGGGTCCAAGGAGACATCCTCCTCAGGGAAAGCGACCGTCTCAGCGGACAGCCCCGCCCTTGCTAATGAGGAGGAGAACAAATCCGAGTCAAAAACGGCTGAGCAAAGTCACCAGGAAAATTACAGACCCATTCCTTCTGTTGTTAGTGTTTTAACGCATAAGGTCAACGCCATCCTGGAGGATGAGCCTCACAGTAAAGATGAGGGGCCACTCGTCTCACTAGCAAATTGGCAGGATTCCTTAGCTCGCCGCTGCGTTTGCATCTCTAATATTATCCGCAGCCTCTCCTTTGTTCCAGGAAACGACCATGAGATGTCCAAACATCCAGGGCTGCTTCTACTACTGGGTCGCCTCATCCTGCTCCACCACCGGCACCCCGAACGCAAACAGGCCCCGCTCACCTACGAGAAAGATGAGGACACAGAAGAGGGTACGGGCCAGAGGGATGAATGGTGGTGGGACTGCTTGGAGCTCCTGAGGGAAAACACGCTGGTCACATTGGCAAACATCTCAGGCCAACTCGACCTATCCGTCTACCCTGAGAGCATCTGCCTCCCTCTGTTGGACGGTCTTCTCCACTGGACAGTATGCCCTTCTGCGGAAGCCCAGGACCCCTTCCCTACCTTGGGCCCACACAGTGCTTTGTCCCCTCAGAGACTGGTCCTGGAGACGCTGAGCAAGCTAAGCATCCAAGACAACAACGTGGACCTCATCCTGGCCACCCCGCCGTTCGGTCGATTGGAGAAGCTGTACGGGAATCTCGTGCGACTTGTTGGAGAGAGGAGGGTGGCTGTCTGCAGGGAGATGGCTGTGGTTCTACTAGCCAACCTGGCGCAGGGCGATACCATGGCAGCCCGGGCCATCGCCGTTCAGAAGGGCAGTGTGGGCAACTTGCTGGGCTTTCTGGAGGACAGTCTGGCAGCCACCCAGTTCCAGCAGAGCCAGAGTTCTTTTGTACACCTACAGGGGATGCACTTTGAGCCCACCAGCCCGGACATGATGAGGCGAGCTGCCCGGGCACTGCACGCGTTAGCTAAGGTGGATGAGAACCACTCAGAGTTCACATTACATGAGTCCCGGCTCCTTGACCTTTCGGTGTCTCCCCTCATGAACTCGCTGGTCTCTCATGTTATCTGTGATGTACTCTTTTTGATTGGCCAGTCCTGA